The genomic DNA tccgcagaaactgttccacgaaggataggtggtacggcacagtccaactggatggagcgttctgcggcaatgtgaccaggcccatccttcccaacactggggacagatagaacctcagcacatagtgacacttggagtttgcgtactggaagtctacacacagcttgatgcagccgcacacgaaggtagtcatcaggatgagggcgatgttgggtacatttttcccacccttatccagaggtttgaacatcgtgtccctctggacccggtccattttggatccccagatgaagcggaaaatggctcgggtgactgccacagcgcaggagtggggtatgggccagatctgcgccacgtacagcaacgtgagtgcctcgcacctgatgaccaggttcttacccataatggagagagatcgctgctcgcacctgctcagcttgtgttgtaccctggctactcgctccttccaggttttggtgcacgccccagcccttccgaaccatatccccagcaccttcaggtattctgacctgacggtgaaggggacaaaggatcggtcggcccagttcccaaagaatatggcctcactcttgccgtggttaacattggctcccgaggccagtttgaactggtcgcagatgctcatcagtctgcgcacagacagcgggtctgagcagaagacggcgacgtcattcatgtacagggaggttttaacctgagtgcctccactgcctgggattgtcaccctacttatgctcgcatccttcctaatagactcagcaaagggttcaatacagcaaacaaacaagacaggggagagaggacagccctgtctgactccagattggatcgggaaactttctgattaatCACTGTTTGTAATGTGGGGAATGTGACAGCTAATTTGTCGccacaaggtcctacaaacagcagtgaggtaaatgatgagttaatctgttttagtgatgctggttgagtgataaatggtggccaggacactgggagatctcCCCTGTAAGTTGTTATAAATTTTCACAATTGTACTCAAAGCTCTTGTTAAATTTTCTTTTTTTAGCTAATCTTATCTGATTAACTGTGGATAGTAATATTAGCCTGTACCGATTCTTCCAATTGTGTGGCATTTTTCTTCTGAGATGACTAGAAGAATGTTCTGAGTTATTCAGTGTATTCTCCAGTAAGCTACTTAATGCGATTTTGAGTTACTTGTTCGACTGCAGCTGTCCTCACCAATACTTGGCATAGAAAAGAGATGCAGATTTTGATACGTGGATTTGGTCAACTTGTGGCAATTGTATATAACTGTGATAATAAGAAAGTTTTTTGGGGGGAGGTTTGGGGAAGCCTTTATTGATATTTTGGCAGCCAAAAAGTACCTGCATCTGATACTATCTTTTTCCTCGATGCTGAAACTAATCCACACCCTGATTACCTTCTTGCCATCTCCAATCTCCACAAATTATAACTCCTCCAAAACACAGTGCCTCTCCTTGTGCAAGGCCCATATCCCTATTGATGCCATACGTGCCAAGTTTCTTATGACCAGCAAATTGATTATAAGATCTTCATTATTGTCTTGACCCACACTACCTCTTCCAGTGGTTTGAACTAATCCAACGTTGTCCTGCTCCACATTCCACCATTGACAGTTGCTTCTTGAGCCACAGGAATGCGGGAACTCTTTCTCTCAGCTTCTGTGCCTTGCCACATCCCTTGATGCCTTCTTAAGACTCTTTCTAGTACTTGTTCATTGTTTACTCTTTGTCTGCCATCCTAGAAAATGCTTTTGAAGATGTCTGTCTTCACACTAGGATTGAcgtagaaatgtaagttgttgtaacATGCGTGAGATAATTGGTTGAAGTGCAATTTTTCTGTATTGCAATTTGGTATTTACACATAGCTCTGTAATGCATGTTCTGAGCTTCAAAAAGGCCTCTATCAATTTCTGGTAAACTTATTTCAGATTTAATTAAAAATGACATACTGTGGAAATTTCAAATTTTTCCTTTCATGAAGAGCAGAGCAAAAGCTGACTGAAGAGGTGATTTCATTTTGGGCTTAGTTTGGTGGACTGAAGGGGCTTTCAATATTCTGTCAATAATGAAATATATGCTCATATTTTTAATTCCATAACCTTTTTCAAAACCTAGATTGCTGACTTGGGTTTCTTTTAACATTTGTTTTGATATTCCCAAGCTTTCAAACTAATATTCTTGTTTTCCTCCATCTCAGCACACTTCTCACATGGATGGCCGCTCAGAAGTTTCTTCTCGGTCAACCCGCTCTGGGGGAGCTCGATGCCGGAATTCAGTTACGTCCTGTGCCGATGAGCAGCCGCACATAGGAAACTATAGGCTTCTGAAAACCATCGGCAAAGGAAATTTTGCCAAGGTGAAGCTGGCCAGACATATCCTCACTGGAAGAGAAGTAAGTTTGTCTGCAAAGGCCTACTTTATTGATTGATATATGTATCACATATAGCTGGACCCCCACTGGCTGAATTGTTCCTTTATTATAGTAATTTTTCATTTTTAAGTTGTCACATTCTTTTCCTGGCTCAATGGCAAATGCTTCTGCTGGTCTTAAGTCAGCCATTAGGAAATGTGTATGAGCTGTCTAGGGTGCCTTTTTCTATTTCCTGTTCTTATGAGGAAGTGCATACTTTTCACTTGGCACCTCCCATTATGGCATTGGGAAACTCACCATGCGGAATTGAGTTTAACGCAACCAAATACTGAAATTTTCATTTATACTTTTTTAATAAACTGTAAATTATATTTGTATCTTCAAAAGGTGTTAGTAGAATACTCCCTAAACATTTATTTCCCTCTGCCATAAAACAGTTTTGTAAAAGAGAAATCTGAAGTTGAGCCCTTTTTGGACCCTGACCTGAAGCACAAGCACACATATTCTGGACAGCACCAAGAGTCCTTATTTTCACATCAATATCATCTGCCACCACTTTTAACTCTCCTCAGTCGCAAATGAAATCCTCATCCGTTCCTTTGTCACCTCCAAGTTCAACTTATCCAATGCATTCTTTGCTAACCTCCAAATTTCATGAACTCCAGCTTATCCATAGTTCCACTGCCTGCTCCCTATTCTGCGCTAAACCCCTATTGCCCCCATCTTCATTCACCTTCACTGTCCCTACAGTCTCCCTACACATTAACTTGAAAATTGCCATACTTGTTTACAAAGCtaggggtacagtagcatagtggttatgttactggattaataatacagaggcctgggctaataatccagagacattagttcaaatcccaccgtggcagctgtggaatttaagttcaattacattaaataaatctggaataaagagtCAGCATccataatggtaaccatgaaacttctggattgtcatcaaaacccatctggttaattcatgtcctttagggaaggaaatctgctgtccttacctgctctgaccTACATGtatctccagactcacagcaatgtggtcaaatcttaattgccctttgaaatggcctagcccaGGGTTTGGCAGCCTTAATAACAAAAAGAGACATTTTTAAAATTTAGTCAAAAATTCAGTATCTTAAGAGCCGCAAGTCTGGTtgctcaaatgccaataataatgagaCACAGGAGAGACACACTTCAACAATATTTCAAAGGTTTTTACAGAAAAGTtgttaattgaatgatactttctcacaagtacaatgttaataGTTTAACAAAAAAACAAGCCACTCAGATCCATTTTGTTACTAATTAATCGATCAAGTTCAGGAGCTCCACGAATCCTTATTAAGCTGCAGGTTGCAGACCACTGGCCTTGCCAGCCACTCAGTAGttttcaagatggtggctcaccccCATCTTATCAAGGGTAATTTGGAATAGGCAATAAATTCTTGCCTTGCCAGCAAAACCCATATctaccatgaatgaatgaaaataaaAAAAACCCTTTAAGGCCATACCACACTGAACCTCTGGAAGTTCTTTTAACCCTACATCCCACTCATGCCTTCACTCTTCTGCACCTGACCTGTGACCTGGAAACGCTCTCCATAAATACCTCAATCTTTGCTACCTTTCtctctactttaaaaaaaaacctaccTTTCCCACCATCTATCCTCCTTACCTAATACTTGCGTAGTTTCTGCTAAGGGTTTGCTGATTTGAAATATCTTGTGACATTTGTTATATCAATACAAACTGTTTTATTTCTTTTAAATTGCATAAAATTTGTACAACTAGCTATATGATTTGCCTAAcatctatagcacagaaacagagcACTCAGTCCAACTGCTGTATGGTCATCTGAATAAGTTCATAAGAAAAATCATGGATGAAAAAAGCCAATCAAACTCATCCCTTTAGCACATTACTCctcaatcattttattttgaaTAATCACAATGTTTTTGCCCCTCGTATGTTTCTAGAATAGTAGTATTTTACAGCACATAAGGAAGCTATCGGGACAGTGCTGGCTCTCTGTACAAGCTTATTTCCATTCACCTGTCCTTTTGCATTtactttttttccccctttttcaacatttatccacttccctATTAAAAACTATAATACTGCTTCCATCACTGTTTTATGGTAGGATTTGCCATTTCCTAATATTTCCTTTGATATTGCATTGCAATAGTGACCGcgctgcaaaagtacttcattggctgtaaagcactttaggatgtcctaaagtcttgaaaggtgctgtataaatgcaagtctttcttgctttCTTTCTTTGACGGTGGAGAATTCTCTTGACCTCTTCCTAAGTTTGTTGATAACCTTAATATTGATGGACACTACTGTTaaatccctccagtctgaaaacccaTTCATTAACCATGGTTGATTTATTCCAACTAATTATCAATCTTTCAGTAACCATTCCTAAAATAGTTCCTAAATGTACTTTTCATTTCCTTTGGTCCCACTTTGTGTACTTTGAAGTAATGATGTAAATTTGGGGTCCCTCTTTTTCTTGCATGGCTTGGAGTTAATCCAGTGAGTAGTTGAGCTCTGCAGATCATGAGCGTCCTGAACGCAAGGGCTGGTCCCTGCTGAGCTGATTGATTTCATTTGGCTTGGTGGTTGGCTGCAACACCCTTAGCTTTGGGAAGGGAGATTAGGCCAGGGTTTCTACTGCAGAAAATGTGTGTGTAGACATAGGGTGAGGGTAGGATCATGCTATATAATGACAGACTGCACTATGCCCCTGTGTTTCAATACCCTACCAACAGTCACAGTTGAGCCCTAATATATTAAAAGTAGCCACAGAGCAATTTACAAGTGTTTGAAGATGACTGATGCCTCTGTTGCTGTACTTCATTTCAGGAGATGATGTGTGAAAATTAATTGAGATGACAACTTGCTGATATACTACTACCTGTGTGATTTTCTTAAACTTGCTGCCTCAAATTACTGCCACCAGGACCAGCTTCTCTAATCTTCCCTCATAGAATAAATATTGGGCTCTATGGTATAGAAAAGATATTAAGACTTTAGAGTGGGTACAACACAAATTCaggaggatgctgcctggtatgaggaaatacaatgTAAAGAAGGGCTTGGAAAAATTACGGCTCTTTTCTTTAGAACATAGATTATGGGACGATAGAGTAGTGTTTAAAATGAGATGATCGGATAGAAAGACGTAGACTGCATCCAGTAGAGGACAAGAATGTGGGTCCATAGATagaagagatttagaacagagagcaGGAGAACGCCGCACAcaattgtgaggctgtggaatttgcTTCCAGGGTCAGTGGTTGAAGCATTCAAGATTAAATTAGATATGCAGAAGAAGGAAAATGGGTTGATGGGAACAGGGTGAATAAATGTGTTTGGAACTATATGCTCACATGGAGGATAAATGTCACCACAGATTGGCTGGCCCTAATTTTTTTCTGTGTATTAACTTCTATGTATTTCAATATTGCTGTTTTCTTAAACAATTACAGAACATTTTTCGTGATGTCATAACCAAAACTGAGTGTGATATTATGAGAGTCTAACCAATACATTGCTACAACTTCTAAAAACTGGTATTCTTTTGTTCTGGTAATTGGATCTTAGCATTTTTAATTTCTTTGTCACTTTGGTTATTTGATCCACATGCAATActttaaatgtttaaaaaaaaatgcatttaatTTCATTTGCCAAATTTGGCCCAAATGAATAACTAACTCCATTCCTTTTCCAAATGTTTAGCTGCAGTTCTTCTGCTCACCATAATTTTGTACCATAATATAGTTCAAAAAGTCTCTTGAAACATACATGTTCATGTTTTATCTTGAGTAAAATGGAAATGTTTATTAAGTGATTTACGAACACCAAAACCTGTCTTTGGTTGCAATATCTATCAAGACAGAAATTGAGACTTTGCATTTATTACGGTCTTATTGTTGTattagcgatcgccagagctggcgggcaaccataaaggcggggctaaagcatggcgagtcgaagagacttagcagttggtaggaaaaaagacaagcacaaggagagagacaactgtgtaacagccccgacaaccaattttatctgcagcacctgtggaagagtttgtcactctcgaattggcctttatagccactccaggcgctgcttcacaaaccactgaccacctccaggcgcttacccattgtctctcgagacaaggaggccaaagacaagagATTGTTGTATTCTATTGGGTTTCCTGTTAACAGAAACAGAAGTTTCATAACTCAAATGTtatattaaattttttttaaatcaaattttTATTCATGATTCCTAAATTTTGCTCTTCTAGGTTGCAATAAAAATTATCGACAAAACACAGCTGAACCCCACCAGTTTGCAAAAGGTAAGGAGATGTATTTGTTTCGATTGCACCCATTTGCTTTAAATTCATTTAAGGTCTATTTGTACTTCATTATTTTAATGTGATTTGGTGTAAGTTGTGAATATAGCTGTATTTCAAAGCATGTGCATACGCAAAGCTGCTTGAAATAAGTATTGGCAAACTTacgttttgcttttttttttttaaagaggacaAAGATAAAGAATTAGGAACATAATGCAACACAACAGCCTAATAGTATACAAGGGTTAAAAAGCAAGGGTGTGTTTTGTGGGGAAGGAGAAAGAGTTGAatactgtaaagcattttggtttATTATTGTATTGTCCGTTGCACAGGTGCTGAAAGTCAGTTTTTTTggttttgtttatgggatgtgggcttcgcttgcaaggctagcatttgttgcccatcccttattgcccttgaaaagatggtggtgagcctttTTTTTGAACTGCCACAGTCCATtttgggtaagtacacccacaatgctgttgggaaggCAGTTGCAGctctttgatccagtgacagtgaaggaatggcgattatagttccaagttttttaaaattcattcataggatgtgggtgttgctggccaggccagcatttattgtccatctctaattgcccttaagaaggtggtggtgagctgctgcagtccatgtggggtaggtacacccacaagtcaggatggtgtgtggcctgaaggggaatttgcagatgttggtgttcccatgcccctgctgcccttgtcctaggtggtagaggtcgtgggtttggaagttgctgttgaaggagccttggcgaattgctgcattgcatcttgtagatggtacacactgcagccacagtgcactggtgtggagggagtgactgtttatggtggtggatggggtgccaatcaagtgagctgctttctcttggatggtgttgaacttcttgagtgttgatgctgcactcacccaggcaaatgcagatattccatcacactcctgacttgtgccttgtagattaggggtatccaaccttttcgcgtgggggggagccacattacaatttttgtcctacaattTTTGGCCGatgagagaatttcagaaagatctttgaaggcattaaaaatttatcttgctattaattAAAACGAAAACAAACATGCATTTTTGTGAGgaagcttgaaatgagaagactaatttattgacttactttctcatcacgatattgaacactgatttagtgacgtACCTGGCATTATATTTGTTTGATGTATCcgtagtattccagatagatgtccatctgtcaggagtgatcttgaactctatctcttcccccacctctctgtctgtgtgtctctctctctcagccccgcttctctgtttgtctgtctgtctgtctcccacccccctggtttacctttctcccctctttctgtctgtctgtctccacccaccagtctctctctccgtctgattgtctctctctccccctcccccacgccctgtTCTCTGTAAttagaactgtcactgacctcatttctgGAGATCTTCTTTCCACGGCCTCCAACCTCATTGTCCTTCAAAGCTGTACTGCCAGTTTCTACCaccttcccaaaattcacaaacaaGACTGCCCTGGTAGGCCCATTGCTTTAGCCTGTTgctccactgaactgatttcttcctatttcgactttttttttctccccttgtccagtctgttCCTACCTCTTCTGATGCCCTGCGTCATGGGTCCtaactatgcctgcctttttgtgggctgtgtgaaacattccttgttccagtcctactcagggcccctcccTCGCCTgtctttccagtacattgatgactatatggtACCACTTCCTGCTgtcgtcctgaactggaaaatttcattgactttacttccaatttccacccttttctctccTTCGTATGGTCCATCCATGACTCttctcttccttgacttctctgtctccatttttggAGATAGGTTGTTAACCAATTTTCACTAAAGGCCCACAAACTCCCGTAGATAATttgactatacttcctcacaccctgctttctataaggactccattccattctcccagtttctccatttccgtCGCATTTGTTGGGATGATGCAACCATACAAGCGCTTCCGATATGTCTCCCTTTTCCCTCAACCAAGGGATTTCCCCCCCTACCCTACTGTAGTTAACGGGGCCCTTGACAGTGTACGTTCTATTTcagctctcaccctttcccctccctcccagaacctcatGTTCCACCCTGCCAGCCTCCATGTTCAAtggattatcctctgccatttctggcaCCTCCAGTGTGTTGCCGcccccaaacacatcttcctctcttcagcattccaaagggaccgatctctctgcgacactctggtccactcctcaatcaccaacACCCCTGCCTTTCCTATGGCACTTCTCCgtacaagcacaggagatgcagcacctgcccttttacctccttccttctcGCTGTCCAAGGCttgaaacactccttccaagtgaaacaacgatttacttgtacttctttgaatttaggatactgtatttgctgttcacgatgtggtcgcctctacattggggagaccaaatgctgattagttgaccgctttgtggaacaccacaGGTGCAGTCCAcaggtgtgaccctgagcttcctgtctgtcatttcaattctctaccttgttCCCACTCTaacctttctgtccttgacctaCTATAGTGTACTAatgaagctcgaggagcagcacctcaactttcaactgggcactttacaactTTCTGGACttgatattgagttcaacaattttggatcataacctctgccccattttgttttgtaTTTTTTCTTCTTGTTTCATTCCTACTTTGTGTTCGGACAGCTActgtcctgccattcacacctagacacaccttttgtttctttactgtcccattaccactccctttggctttgtaccatgaaatcttttgtcatttaatttgtcTTGCCCTCCattctatcacagactttcccttttgttgttcttccaacCCTCCCATCTTTcaattgctcaaaacctattacatttctagcttttctcagttctgatcaaAGATCACaaacctcaaacgttaactctgtttctctctccacagatgcagccagacctgctgagtatatccagcattttttttaaatttcagattccagcatcagcagtattttgcttttgacattttatatggctggtccgattaagtttctggtcaatggtaaaccctggGATCTTGGTgcaggattcagtgatgataatgccattgaatgtcaaggggcgatggttggattctttcttgttggaggtggtcattgcctggcacctgtgcggcacaaatgttatttactacttatcagcccaagcccgaatgttggccaggtcttgctacACGGggccatggactgcttcagtatctgaggagtcgtgaatggtgctgaccattgtgcaatcatcagcaaatatccccacacctgatcttgtgatggagggaaggtcattgatgaacatttgaagatggttgggcctaggacattaccctgaggaagtcctgcagtgatgtcctgaggcttagATGTCAAGCCTCCAAtgacgacaaccatcttccttagtactaggtatgactccacccatttacgagttttccccctgattcccactgacttcaattttactagggctgcttgatgccacactcagtcaaatgctgccttgataccaaGGTCAgttactcttacctcacctcttgcgttcagctcttttatTCATCTTTGCATGTTGTAATGAGATCTGGTGACAAGTGGCCCTGGCATAACCCAAATTGACCATCGGTGAGCAGGCTAttaaagtcatagtcatagagagatacagcactgaaacaaacccttcggcccgagtctgtgccgaccaacaaccacccacttatgcgaatcctacattaatcccatattccctaccacatccccaccattctcctacctacactaggggcaatttacaatggccaatttacctatcaaacgagtaagtgccgcttggtagcactgtcaacagcaatcacttccatcactttgctgatgattgagagtagactgatcggtcgcattggatttgtcctgctttttgtggacaaggcaTAGTTGAacatttccacattgtcaggtagatgccagtgttctagctgtagtggaacagcttggcttggagtgtggctagttctggagcacaagttttgagTACTACAgccggatgttgtcagggtccatagcctttgcagtggtcagtgccttcagttgtttcttgatatcgtgtggagtgaattgaattggctgaagactggcatctgtgattctggagaCCTttgttatttgtttgtgggatgtgggcattactggctagaccagcatttattacccatccctaattgcccttgagaagttggtgatgagctgcctttttgaactgctgaagtccttgggatgtaggtacagcaagttccaggattttgacccagcgatgatatcTGTGATAACGGTAATAccattccaagccaggatggtatgtggcttgaaggggcacttgcaggtggtggtatttcccatgcatttgctgctgttgtccttctaggtgatagaggttgtgggtttgaaaggtgctgtcgaaggaagtttggtgagttgctgcagtgcatcttgtagatgatgcgcactgctgccaccgtgcattggtggtgaagggagtaaatgttgaaggtggtggatggggtgtcagtcaagtgggctgctttgtcctggatgatgtcgagcttcttgagtgttgttggagctgcacccatccaggcaagtagagagtattccatcacactcctgacttgtgccttgtagatggtgggcagactttggggagacaggcGGTGAGttaacttgccgcagaattcctagcctctgacctgctcttgtagccatggtatttatatggctgatgcagttcggtttctggtcaatggtaacctccaggatgttgacagtgggggattcagcgatggtaatgccattgaagatcgaggggagatggttaaattctctcttgtttgagaaggtcattacctggcacatgtgtggcgctaatgttactttccacttatcagcccaagcctggatattgtccaggtcttgctgtgtctGGACACGGACtacctcagtatctgaggactcgcgaatggtggtgaacattgtgcaatcatcagcgaacatccccatttcagaCCTTACaatagagggaagatcattgatgaaacagctgaagatggttgtgcttagggcactaccctgaggaactcctgcagtgatgtcctgggactgagatgattgacctccaacatgacAACCATCTTActtggtgctaggtatgactgcaaccagccaaGTGTTttacccttgattcccattgactccagctttgctagggttccttgatgctatactcggtcaaatgctgccttgatgtcaagggcagtcactctcacctcacctctggagttctgctCTTTAGTCAGTGTTtgggccaaggttgtaatgaggtcaggtgctgagtggccctagtggaacccaaactgagcatcactgagcaggttattgttgagcaagagtcgcttgatagcattgtcgatgaccccttccatcactttgctgatgattgagagtagactgatggggcggtaattgccggGTTGgtgttgtcctgcattttgtgtacaggatatacctgggcaattttctatgttggcggatagatgccagtgttgcagctgtactggaacagcttggctaggggcacagctagtcctggagcataagtcttcagtacaattaccggaatgttgtcagggcctacagCCTTTGCTGCTTCCGTCATTTGGCATGCAAGtacttctgtgttgtagcttcaccaggttgacacttcacttttaggtatgcctggtgctgctcctggcatgtccttttgcactcttcattgaagcagggttagtcccctggcttgatggtaatggtagagtgggggatatgctaggccatgaggttacagattgtatttgaatacatttctgctgctgatggcccacagcgcctcatgaatgcccagttttgagctgctggatctgttctgaatctatcccatataGTATAgttgtagtaccacacaacacaatggagggtatcctcagtgtgatgggacttggtctc from Heterodontus francisci isolate sHetFra1 chromosome 9, sHetFra1.hap1, whole genome shotgun sequence includes the following:
- the mark3a gene encoding MAP/microtubule affinity-regulating kinase 3a isoform X10, whose product is MSTRTPLPTVNERETEHHTSHMDGRSEVSSRSTRSGGARCRNSVTSCADEQPHIGNYRLLKTIGKGNFAKVKLARHILTGREVAIKIIDKTQLNPTSLQKIRSH
- the mark3a gene encoding MAP/microtubule affinity-regulating kinase 3a isoform X9, encoding MSTRTPLPTVNERETEHHTSHMDGRSEVSSRSTRSGGARCRNSVTSCADEQPHIGNYRLLKTIGKGNFAKVKLARHILTGREVAIKIIDKTQLNPTSLQKISSIRSILLLLP
- the mark3a gene encoding MAP/microtubule affinity-regulating kinase 3a isoform X8, coding for MSTRTPLPTVNERETEHHTSHMDGRSEVSSRSTRSGGARCRNSVTSCADEQPHIGNYRLLKTIGKGNFAKVKLARHILTGREVAIKIIDKTQLNPTSLQKITRQLSDVTKISRIY